One window of the Octopus sinensis linkage group LG3, ASM634580v1, whole genome shotgun sequence genome contains the following:
- the LOC118762754 gene encoding neuropeptide Y receptor type 1-like, with the protein MNKSDSERLTAFNQQEVEKHLAIITLLSIFMIMGIIGNSLIVYIHICKLNRTASTLLIIFFGWSQIFTSAICIPMDIVFLLYSYIFTNSFLCRIMQSTIFMSAFVSGLIIFTIAIDRFKRVCRPFATQFNRKDVKKLIWLNIVITTIPMTVNFYVCGIKKIPLYNNLIGHMCSMSDKANPRVVYSFFIFMLVLCVVLVLTFIIIYSTIFMKLREYSKRKRLLASLQPSISKVSEITSSREEHLEPTISKDSLFQPMQRRRYYIATTRITFNMFCITLSWCLTYIPYFTVTFLTTKINVRRVGWKPTEDIFYEIADHSYYINAVIIPIIYVIFNPPFRREVITLFKRYILCTISNKPDEN; encoded by the coding sequence ATGAATAAATCAGATTCTGAACGTTTGACTGCTTTTAACCAACAGGAAGTCGAAAAGCACCTAgctattattactcttttatccATTTTTATGATAATGGGTATTATTGGTAATAGTTTAATAGTCTACATTCATATTTGCAAATTAAATCGAACAGCATCCACTTTGCTTATTATTTTCTTTGGCTGGAGTCAAATTTTTACCAGCGCGATATGTATACCAATGGATattgttttccttctttattcatatattttcacaAATAGCTTTCTTTGTCGTATTATGCAGTCTACCATTTTTATGTCAGCTTTTGTATCAGGATTGATAATATTCACAATTGCTATAGATCGGTTTAAAAGAGTATGCCGGCCGTTTGCAACACAATTTAATCGTAAGGATGTCAAGAAGCTCATCTGGTTAAACATTGTAATAACGACTATACCGATGACTGTCAACTTTTATGTTTGTGGAATTAAAAAAATTCCCTTGTATAATAACTTAATCGGTCACATGTGCTCAATGTCAGATAAAGCAAATCCACGTGTGGTATACAgtttcttcatttttatgctaGTACTATGCGTGGTGTTAGTGCTGACGTTCATCATAATTTATTCTACAATATTTATGAAGCTGAGGGAATACAGTAAACGTAAGAGATTGTTGGCCTCCCTTCAACCGTCAATTTCAAAAGTTAGTGAAATAACCTCGTCGAGAGAGGAACATTTAGAACCAACGATAAGTAAAGATTCATTATTCCAACCCATGCAACGCAGAAGATATTATATTGCCACAACCCGAATCACATTCAATATGTTTTGTATAACTCTTTCATGGTGTCTTACCTACATTCCTTATTTCACAGTAACTTTCTTAACTACAAAAATAAATGTCAGAAGAGTCGGTTGGAAACCTACTGAGGacatattttatgaaatagcTGATCATTCTTACTATATAAACGCTGTCATCATTCCAATAATTTACGTAATCTTCAACCCACCTTTCAGGAGAGAAGTTATTACCCTCTTCAAACGATATATTTTGTGCACCATAAGTAATAAACCAGACGAAAATTAG